In the genome of Monodelphis domestica isolate mMonDom1 chromosome 2, mMonDom1.pri, whole genome shotgun sequence, one region contains:
- the DDO gene encoding D-aspartate oxidase isoform X2, whose protein sequence is MPPPERPFWADTVLGFRKMTEAELKKFPQHVFGQAFTTMKCESLSYLPWLEKRLRGSGGQVHTRKVEDLWELYGAYDVVVNCSGLGSRELVGDLKIFPVRGQVLKVQAPWMNHFIRDGDGLTYIYPGTFNVTLGGTRQKDDWNLSPDPQNSREILSRCLALEPSLQRAWDIKEKVGLRPCRPGVRLQREVLVKDGHQLPVVHNYGHGAGGISVHWGTALYAVQLVKELITTLKISTSKAKL, encoded by the exons ATGCCCCCCCCAGAGAGGCCCTTCTGGGCTGATACCGTGCTGGGATTTCGAAAGATGACTGAAGCGGAACTGAAGAAATTTCCGCAGCATGTATTTGGCCAAGCTTTTACGACCATGAAATGTGAAAGCCTCTCCTATCTGCCGTGGCTAGAGAAAAG GTTAAGAGGAAGTGGAGGCCAGGTTCACACCAGAAAAGTAGAAGACCTGTGGGAGCTATATGGTGCCTATGATGTTGTTGTCAATTGTTCAGGTCTCGGAAGCAGAGAGTTAGTAGGTGACTTGAAGATTTTCCCTGTGAGAGGCCAAGTCCTGAAAGTTCAAGCACCCTGGATGAATCATTTTATCAGAGATGGGGATGGACTGACCTATATTTACCCAGGAACCTTCAATGTAACACTAGGTGGAACAAGACAGAAAGATGACTGGAACCTGTCTCCAGATCCACAAAATAGCAGAGAAATTCTTTCCAGGTGTTTAGCTCTTGAACCATCTCTTCAAAGAGCCTGGGATATCAAAGAGAAGGTGGGCTTGCGGCCATGCCGGCCAGGAGTGCGACTACAGAGAGAGGTATTAGTAAAGGATGGACATCAACTTCCTGTAGTTCACAACTATGGCCACGGTGCTGGTGGCATATCTGTGCACTGGGGCACTGCTCTTTATGCTGTTCAGTTGGTCAAGGAATTAATCACCACCTTGAAAATTTCCACCTCCAAGGCAAAGTTGTAA